The following proteins are encoded in a genomic region of Oryza brachyantha chromosome 11, ObraRS2, whole genome shotgun sequence:
- the LOC121055683 gene encoding protein FAR1-RELATED SEQUENCE 5-like, producing MISMRFKSEEEGYVFYNNYAREKGFSIRKDYVRRDPITNGIFHRQYTCSREGCRKDMYMGMKNRTRQPRALTRCGCEAQFVIKLDKVRGDWYVLKFVHKHSHPLCKPDETAFLRSHRGLSDEQKAQVTELKEAGLRQHQVMDVMEKRHGGYEAAGFVSRDLYNHFVKLRKKQILWGDANHVIKYMQARQKDDMEFFFEYEMNDVSSLTRLFWSDPQSRIDYEAFGDVVVFDSTYRVNKYNLPFIPFVGVNHHGSTVIFACAIVADEKTSTYEWILRQFLNCMGQKHPKSLITDGDNAMRRAITSVMPNSDHRLCTWHIEQNMGRHLHQDMIADFRVLVHAPIDPDEWRRKWDEFKFNHKVSEDNKWLMRMYNLRKKWAAAYTKG from the exons ATGATTAGTATGAGATTTAAGAGTGAGGAGGAAGGTTATGTATTTTACAATAATTATGCTAGAGAGAAAGGATTCAGCATAAGGAAGGATTACGTGAGACGTGATCCAATTACAAATGGGATATTCCATAGACAGTACACATGCTCTAGAGAAGGATGTAGGAAAGATATGTATATGGGtatgaaaaatagaactaGACAACCCCGGGCACTTACTCGATGTGGTTGTGAAGCTCAGTTTGTGATAAAACTTGACAAGGTTAGGGGTGACTGGTATGTTCTGAAATTTGTTCACAAGCATAGCCATCCATTGTGTAAACCTGATGAAACTGCTTTCTTAAGGTCACATCGTGGACTGTCTGATGAACAGAAAGCTCAGGTAACGGAATTGAAAGAGGCTGGTTTGCGTCAGCATCAAGTGATGGATGTTATGGAAAAACGCCATGGTGGTTATGAAGCGGCTGGGTTTGTTTCTAGGGATCTATATAACCACTTTGTCAAACTAAGGAAGAAACAAATACTTTGGGGTGACGCCAACCATGTTATCAAGTACATGCAGGCACGACAAAAGGATGatatggagtttttttttgagtacGAGATGAATGATGTTAGTTCTTTGACAAGGTTATTTTGGTCAGACCCACAATCTCGCATTGATTATGAGGCttttggtgatgttgttgtttTCGATAGCACATACCGTGTGAACAAATATAACCTACCTTTCATCCCCTTTGTTGGTGTCAACCATCATGGTTCCACTGTGATTTTTGCATGTGCCATAGTTGCAGACGAGAAGACATCAACATATGAATGGATTCTTAGGCAATTTTTGAATTGCATGGGTCAGAAACATCCAAAATCCTTGATAACAGATGGGGACAATGCAATGCGTAGAGCAATCACATCTGTGATGCCCAATTCAGACCACCGGTTATGTACTTGGCATATTGAGCAGAATATGGGACGACATCTACATCAAGATATGATAGCAGATTTCAGAGTTCTTGTTCATGCACCCATTGATCCAGATGAGTGGAGGAGAAAGTGGGATGAATTCAAGTTTAACCATAAAGTTTCTGAAGATAACAAGTGGCTTATGAGGATGTACAACCTAAGAAAGAAATGGGCTGCTGCATATACAAAAG GCTGA
- the LOC102709789 gene encoding uncharacterized protein LOC102709789: MGAAAKPPPFVCFKWPWGGGPKAASPNPATGPSPCGDLELPWLFKSIGTLAQGLLIAGDLPSPSSDGGGGGRRRRRPGAAVEADRGEAEQRALAAALATRGREATVLEFYSPRCRLCASLQGLVRELEDGAGGRAGFVLADAEDDRWLPELLHYDIRYVPCFVLLDKNGRALAKTGVPTSRQHVIAGLHHLLNMNQLSVQGGKKSTTP, translated from the exons atgggcgccgccgcgaagCCCCCACCATTCGTCTGCTTCAAGTGGCCATGGGGCGGCGGCCCCAAGGCGGCGAGCCCTAACCCCGCCACCGGCCCGAGCCCCTGCGGCGACCTCGAGCTGCCCTGGCTGTTCAAGTCCATCGGCACCCTTGCTCAGGGCCTCCTCATCGCCGGGgacctcccctccccctcgtccgacgggggaggaggcgggcggaggcggagacgccccggggcggcggtggaggcggaccgcggggaggcggagcagcgggcgctcgcggcggcgctggccacgagggggagggaggcgaccGTGCTGGAGTTCTACTCGCCCCGGTGCCGCCTGTGCGCGTCGTTGCAGGGGCTCGTGCGGGAGCTCGAGGACGGCGCTGGTGGGCGGGCCGGCTTcgtgctcgccgacgccgaggacgACCGGTGGCTCCCCGAG CTTCTGCATTACGACATCAGATATGTCCCTTGCTTTGTGCTTCTGGACAAGAACGGCAGAGCCTTAGCGAAGACTGGCGTACCAACTAGCAGGCAGCACGTTATCGCTGGTCTCCATCACCTCCTTAACATGAACCAGCTATCTGTGCAAGGAGGAAAGAAGAGCACTACTCCATGA
- the LOC102717382 gene encoding non-specific phospholipase C4-like has product MADKIKTVVVLVQENRSFDHMLGWMKSLNPEIDGVTGAEFNRATAGDETSPAVHFGDGSVYVDPDPGHSFQAIYEQVYGDAYTWGVTSPATKPGVPVPPMSGFVQEAEKERAGMSRTVMNGFRPDAVPVYRELVKEFAVCDRWFASVPSSTQPNRMFVHSATSHGLVSNDGKQLRAGLPQRTIFDALHDAGHSFGVYYQFPPSVLFYRNMRQLKYLGNYHPYDVAFKRDCREGKLPNYVVIEQRYFDLKLLPGNDDHPSHDVAQGQRLVKEVYEALRSGPQWHETLLVVTYDEHGGFFDHVPTPVTGVPSPDGIVSAAPVLFGFDRLGVRVPTLLVSPWVEPGTVVHAPDGPEPTSQYEHSSIPATVKKIFGLKEFLTRRDAWAGTFDTVLTRATPRADCPAKLPEPVRLREAEAEEHREISEFQAELVQLGAALNGDHDKEGYDPEGLVQGMTVAAAAAYCGDAFDLFREECHRCRDSGMDGSHVPMVQPAPAPAPAPVDPPEPAPARPSALSKLCGCLPCFNAS; this is encoded by the exons ATGGCGGACAAGATCAAgacggtggtggtgctggtCCAGGAGAACCGCTCCTTCGACCACATGCTCGGGTGGATGAAATCGCTCAACCCGGAGATCGACGGCGTGACGGGTGCCGAGTTCaaccgcgccaccgccggggACGAGACGTCCCCGGCCGTCCACTTCGGCGACGGCTCCGTGTACGTCGACCCTGACCCGGGCCACTCCTTCCAGGCCATCTACGAGCAGGTGTACGGCGACGCCTACACTTGGGGGgtcacctcgccggcgaccaaGCCCGGGGTGCCCGTGCCGCCGATGAGCGGGTTCGTGCAGGAGGCGGAGAAGGAGCGCGCCGGCATGTCGCGCACGGTGATGAACGGCTTCCGCCCCGACGCCGTGCCGGTGTACCGCGAGCTGGTCAAGGAGTTCGCCGTCTGCGACCGGTGGTTCGCCTccgtgccgtcgtcgacgcAGCCCAACCGGATGTTCGTCCACTCGGCGACCTCCCACGGCCTCGTCAGCAACGACGGCAAGCAGCTCCGCGCCGGCCTGCCGCAGCGCACCATCTTCGACGCCCTCCACGACGCCGGCCACTCCTTCGGCGTCTACTACCAGTTCCCGCCCTCTGTGCTCTTCTACAG GAACATGAGGCAGCTCAAGTACTTGGGCAACTACCACCCGTACGACGTGGCGTTCAAGCGCGACTGCAGGGAGGGCAAGCTCCCCAACTACGTCGTCATCGAGCAGCGCTACTTCGACCTCAAGCTCCTCCCCGGCAACGACGACCACCCGTCCCACGACGTCGCGCAGGGCCAGCGCCTCGTCAAGGAGGTCTACGAGGCGCTCCGCTCCGGCCCGCAGTGGCACGAGACGCTGCTCGTCGTCACCTACGATGAGCACGGCGGCTTCTTCGACCACGTGCCCACCCCGGTCACCGGCGTCCCCTCCCCGGACGGCATCGTCAGCGCCGCCCCCGTGCTGTTCGGCTTCGACCGCCTCGGCGTCCGCGTGCCCACGCTCCTCGTCTCGCCGTGGGTCGAACCCGGCACGGTGGTGCACGCGCCGGACGGGCCCGAGCCGACGTCGCAGTACGAGCACTCGTCGATCCCCGCGACGGTGAAGAAGATCTTCGGGCTCAAGGAGTTCCTCACGAGGCGGGACGCGTGGGCGGGCACGTTCGACACGGTGCTCACACGGGCCACGCCGAGGGCGGACTGCCCCGCCAAGCTGCCGGAGCCCGTGCGGCTgcgcgaggcggaggcggaggagcacCGGGAGATCTCCGAGTTCCAGGCCGAGCTGGTGCAGCTCGGCGCCGCGCTCAACGGCGACCATGACAAGGAAGGCTACGACCCCGAGGGCCTCGTCCAGGGGAtgaccgtcgccgccgccgccgcctactgCGGCGACGCGTTCGACCTGTTCCGGGAGGAGTGCCACCGCTGCAGGGACAGCGGCATGGACGGCTCGCACGTCCCGATGGTGCAgccagctccagctccagctccggCTCCGGTCGacccgccggagccggcgccggcgaggccgtcgGCTCTGTCCAAGCTGTGCGGCTGCCTCCCCTGCTTCAACGCGTCGTAG